One genomic segment of Brevibacillus laterosporus LMG 15441 includes these proteins:
- a CDS encoding acyl-CoA carboxylase subunit beta, whose amino-acid sequence MSDEMYTKIDELYERKNKIELGGGDERIEAQHRRGKLTARERIDLLVDSGTFVELQPFVKHRSNLFGLDKLEAPGEGVVTGYGKVQGRTIYVFAQDFTVFGGALGEMHAKKIANIMDLAAKNGAPVVGLNDSGGARIQEGVVSLDGYGHIFYRNSIYSGVIPQISVILGPCAGGAVYSPAITDFVFMVEKSSQMFITGPKVIETVTGERISSEDLGGAKVHSSISGVAHFTSESEAEVLEEVRRLLQFLPQNHREEPPVILFDGEEGNWLEEMLDIVPVAGTKVYDVKKVLKLIVDDGDFMEIQSQFARNVVVGFGRLKGQPLGFIANQPKVMAGGLDIDSSDKLARFIRTCDCFNIPLVTFVDVTGFFPGVNQEHGGIIRHGAKILYAYSEATVPKISIITRKAYGGAYVALNSKAIGADVVYAWPNAEIAVMGPEGAASVIFAKEIEKSEDALETRQRKITEYREKFANPYVAAEHGMVDDIIDPRETRKYLIHSLDMLKTKREERPAKKHGNIPL is encoded by the coding sequence ATGAGTGATGAGATGTACACTAAGATTGACGAGCTATACGAGCGGAAGAATAAAATAGAATTGGGCGGCGGAGATGAACGAATCGAAGCCCAGCATAGACGTGGAAAGCTCACAGCTCGTGAAAGAATTGATCTGTTAGTGGATTCAGGAACCTTCGTAGAGCTTCAGCCATTCGTAAAGCATCGCAGCAATCTGTTTGGACTAGATAAGCTGGAAGCCCCTGGGGAAGGCGTTGTGACAGGATACGGAAAAGTTCAGGGACGGACGATTTATGTGTTTGCCCAAGACTTTACTGTCTTTGGTGGGGCGTTAGGTGAAATGCACGCTAAGAAAATTGCTAATATTATGGATTTGGCGGCGAAAAATGGCGCCCCTGTGGTAGGCTTAAATGATTCTGGAGGAGCACGCATCCAAGAAGGGGTCGTTTCCCTAGATGGCTATGGGCATATTTTTTATCGGAATTCTATCTATTCAGGTGTTATTCCACAAATTTCGGTCATTCTTGGACCATGCGCTGGAGGAGCCGTTTATTCGCCTGCTATCACTGATTTTGTGTTTATGGTAGAAAAAAGCTCGCAGATGTTTATCACGGGCCCCAAGGTCATTGAAACTGTTACAGGGGAAAGAATTTCTAGTGAAGATCTTGGCGGGGCAAAGGTTCATTCCAGCATAAGTGGAGTTGCTCATTTTACGTCTGAATCGGAGGCGGAAGTGCTGGAAGAAGTTCGCCGTCTCCTTCAGTTTTTGCCTCAAAACCACCGCGAAGAGCCTCCTGTTATTTTGTTTGACGGGGAAGAGGGGAATTGGCTAGAGGAGATGCTAGACATTGTTCCTGTCGCTGGGACTAAGGTATACGACGTGAAAAAGGTGTTGAAACTTATTGTAGATGATGGAGATTTCATGGAAATTCAATCACAATTTGCTAGAAATGTTGTGGTTGGATTTGGGCGGTTAAAAGGTCAACCTTTAGGCTTTATTGCCAATCAGCCTAAAGTAATGGCAGGGGGACTTGATATTGATTCGTCTGATAAATTGGCACGTTTTATTCGCACTTGTGATTGTTTTAATATTCCGTTAGTTACCTTTGTGGACGTGACCGGCTTTTTTCCTGGAGTAAATCAGGAGCATGGGGGAATTATCCGACATGGAGCCAAAATTCTGTATGCATACTCAGAAGCAACTGTACCAAAAATAAGCATCATTACTCGTAAAGCATATGGCGGTGCTTACGTTGCGCTAAATTCCAAAGCCATTGGTGCTGATGTTGTATATGCTTGGCCTAATGCGGAGATAGCGGTGATGGGGCCAGAGGGCGCAGCTAGTGTCATTTTTGCAAAAGAAATTGAGAAAAGTGAAGATGCTTTGGAGACTAGACAACGAAAAATTACTGAATACCGTGAAAAATTTGCCAATCCTTATGTAGCAGCAGAGCATGGCATGGTAGATGATATTATTGATCCGAGAGAAACGAGAAAATACCTTATTCATTCTCTGGACATGCTAAAGACGAAACGTGAGGAGCGCCCTGCAAAAAAACATGGCAATATTCCCTTATAG
- a CDS encoding M20/M25/M40 family metallo-hydrolase produces the protein MINQERILAEFLELVQIDSETKEEAAIAEVLKDKLASLGFSVEEDDVASKTEHSANNLFANLEGTAKGPAILFSCHMDTVVPGKGVKPSIKDGYVVTDGTTILGADDKAGIAAIFEAIRTLKEKNLPHPSIQVVLTVGEESGLVGSRHMDASKLKAEMGFILDSTGKVGEIVKAGAGQYRIVTKIHGKAAHAGVNPEDGISAITVASKAISRMPLGRIDEDTTANIGRFEGGRAYNIVTDYVEIWSEARSMVNEKLEAQVKKMTTAFEEVASELGATCENDVKFMYSGYKFDEGTPVLQKAIAAVKRVDREPKLTNSGGGSDGNVFNGHGIPSVNFGIGYEEIHTKNERMPLEELYKASELVLAVIAECVE, from the coding sequence GTGATTAATCAAGAACGAATTCTTGCAGAGTTTTTGGAACTTGTACAGATTGACAGTGAAACAAAAGAAGAAGCAGCGATTGCTGAGGTATTAAAGGATAAATTGGCAAGCTTGGGCTTTTCTGTAGAGGAAGATGATGTTGCTTCCAAAACAGAACATAGTGCGAACAATTTGTTTGCTAACCTAGAAGGTACTGCTAAGGGTCCTGCCATTTTGTTTAGCTGCCACATGGATACCGTCGTTCCAGGCAAAGGTGTAAAGCCTTCCATTAAAGATGGGTATGTTGTAACAGATGGTACTACGATACTGGGTGCTGACGATAAAGCAGGTATCGCGGCGATCTTTGAAGCGATTCGTACATTAAAAGAGAAAAACCTACCCCACCCATCTATCCAGGTTGTATTAACCGTTGGTGAGGAATCTGGCCTAGTTGGATCACGTCACATGGATGCGAGCAAATTAAAGGCAGAAATGGGCTTTATTTTGGATTCAACAGGGAAAGTGGGCGAAATTGTCAAAGCTGGAGCTGGCCAATACCGCATTGTTACCAAAATCCACGGAAAAGCTGCTCATGCCGGTGTGAATCCAGAGGATGGCATAAGTGCTATCACTGTGGCTAGCAAGGCTATTTCACGTATGCCGCTTGGACGTATTGATGAAGATACTACTGCAAACATTGGCCGTTTTGAAGGTGGTCGCGCTTACAATATCGTTACAGATTACGTGGAGATTTGGTCTGAGGCACGTAGTATGGTAAATGAAAAATTAGAAGCACAAGTGAAAAAAATGACGACTGCTTTTGAAGAAGTGGCTTCTGAGCTTGGGGCGACTTGTGAAAATGATGTTAAGTTTATGTATTCCGGCTATAAATTTGATGAAGGTACGCCAGTGCTACAAAAAGCAATTGCTGCGGTTAAACGTGTAGATCGCGAGCCGAAGCTAACCAATAGTGGCGGGGGCAGTGACGGTAACGTGTTTAACGGACATGGCATCCCATCTGTCAACTTTGGTATCGGGTATGAAGAGATACATACAAAAAATGAACGCATGCCTTTAGAGGAGCTATACAAGGCTTCTGAATTGGTACTAGCGGTTATCGCTGAATGTGTAGAATAA
- a CDS encoding DUF3866 family protein — MQQMMAGHILTCIEERTGVTEVLVQRADGKKQRAIYYGQKEDVRVGKSVLLNVSATHLELGTGGTDFIMALEPFCNRQHYPSKYGHIMKMRYTPWQMAVDTLEEQESPYHGLFAQEELSLAGSFVLIAELHSMLPALCVQLKERMPEARIVYMMTDHTALPLSLSQHVHWLVSNEYVHATITTGQAFGGDGECVNTVTGLLAAKHVYQADWIICTPGPGGVGTGTPYGFTGLQLADILHHVDILGGVPFFLPRISFGDKRERHYGISHHTTTLLKKFVLRPVLLPIPLFGDARDLHIESQIEQSSLAKKHIILRQKAGTVSEIDSLYKRHHLEKLSSMGRNWKEDPTPFITADIMAKTAWWLKQLVEMN; from the coding sequence ATGCAACAAATGATGGCAGGTCATATTCTTACCTGTATAGAAGAACGAACAGGAGTTACAGAAGTACTCGTTCAGCGAGCAGATGGTAAAAAACAACGTGCTATTTATTATGGTCAAAAAGAAGATGTAAGGGTGGGGAAATCAGTGTTGCTTAATGTTTCAGCAACTCATTTGGAGTTAGGAACCGGTGGGACAGACTTTATAATGGCTCTGGAACCTTTTTGTAATAGACAACATTACCCATCAAAATACGGGCATATTATGAAAATGCGCTATACTCCCTGGCAGATGGCCGTGGATACACTAGAAGAACAGGAGAGTCCCTATCATGGGCTATTTGCTCAGGAGGAATTGTCTTTAGCGGGGAGTTTTGTACTGATAGCAGAATTACATAGTATGCTGCCTGCATTATGCGTTCAATTAAAAGAACGGATGCCAGAAGCACGAATTGTTTATATGATGACGGACCATACCGCACTGCCACTCTCCCTATCACAGCATGTACACTGGCTTGTAAGCAACGAATATGTACACGCCACCATTACGACCGGTCAGGCTTTTGGGGGAGATGGAGAATGCGTCAATACCGTAACGGGCCTACTAGCTGCAAAACATGTGTATCAAGCGGATTGGATCATTTGTACGCCTGGACCTGGCGGAGTAGGTACAGGTACGCCTTATGGCTTCACAGGCTTACAATTAGCGGATATTTTGCATCATGTGGATATTCTGGGCGGAGTACCGTTTTTTTTACCAAGAATTAGCTTTGGAGATAAAAGAGAACGGCACTATGGCATTAGTCATCATACAACCACCCTGTTAAAGAAATTTGTGCTTCGACCTGTACTTCTACCGATACCTCTGTTTGGAGATGCACGTGATCTACATATCGAAAGCCAGATAGAACAATCATCTTTGGCGAAAAAACATATTATCCTCAGACAAAAAGCAGGGACAGTATCAGAGATTGATAGTCTGTATAAAAGGCATCACCTAGAGAAGCTTTCCTCGATGGGACGGAATTGGAAGGAAGACCCGACTCCCTTTATAACCGCTGATATAATGGCCAAAACTGCCTGGTGGCTTAAGCAACTAGTCGAAATGAACTAA
- a CDS encoding NUDIX domain-containing protein, with the protein MKQAQHDSLYEKTIATKKIYDGKIISVQVDDVELPNGHTAKREIVKHQGAVAVMPITEDGKLIVVRQFRKPLERSIVEIPAGKLERGEDPLECAKRELEEETGFKAKEYKHISSFYTSPGFADELLHLYMATGLVEGECKPDEDEFVEVMYVTLEEARKLHEAGEIRDAKTVLALFVMENERLNQRL; encoded by the coding sequence ATGAAACAAGCTCAGCACGATTCGTTATATGAAAAAACGATTGCTACGAAAAAAATCTACGACGGCAAAATTATTTCGGTTCAGGTTGACGATGTAGAACTACCGAATGGTCATACAGCTAAACGGGAGATTGTGAAGCATCAAGGTGCTGTAGCGGTTATGCCGATTACAGAGGATGGCAAATTGATCGTTGTGCGTCAATTTCGTAAACCATTGGAGCGATCTATTGTAGAAATTCCTGCTGGTAAGCTTGAGAGGGGAGAAGATCCTTTAGAGTGTGCCAAGCGTGAATTAGAAGAAGAGACTGGCTTTAAAGCCAAGGAGTATAAACATATCAGCTCGTTTTATACCTCACCGGGGTTTGCAGATGAGCTTTTACATCTGTACATGGCTACGGGATTGGTCGAGGGAGAATGCAAACCTGACGAAGATGAATTTGTTGAAGTGATGTACGTGACACTTGAAGAAGCTAGAAAACTTCATGAAGCGGGAGAGATTCGAGACGCTAAAACCGTTCTTGCTTTGTTTGTAATGGAAAATGAGCGTTTGAATCAGCGTCTGTAA
- a CDS encoding endonuclease Q family protein: protein MLSSFFADLHIHIGGTMSGKAVKITASRKMTLHSILEEASERKGMEIIGVIDAHAPEVQAELQELIDRKMAIAHPDGGIYYKRTLLLLGCEVEIKEPNRGEAHFLCYIPDLRRMRLFTEWLAVRCKNVHLSSQRVYTSLLELQHFIDRHEGLMIPAHIFTPHKGLYGSCTDHLSEVADPSLVYAVELGLSANTKMTDRLQELHEKTFVTNSDAHSLQKIGREYQAILLKQPSFQEWAMAMRREQGRRVASNYGLSPQLGKYHQTACQGCGSMEQENELGRCPACGYKRMVRGVSQRIDQLADVPIGVHPTHRPPYVEQIPLEFLPGIGPKMRQKIYEKIGTEMDVLHRVDEEILCQILGEKVTSTIVKARRGELLIQAGRAGIYGKVMEEKGE, encoded by the coding sequence ATGCTGTCCTCTTTCTTTGCGGATTTACATATACACATTGGCGGAACGATGTCAGGTAAGGCTGTGAAAATTACGGCTTCCAGAAAAATGACGCTTCATAGTATTTTGGAGGAAGCCTCTGAGCGTAAGGGAATGGAGATCATTGGTGTGATAGACGCGCATGCTCCCGAGGTGCAGGCTGAATTGCAGGAATTGATTGATCGAAAAATGGCTATAGCTCATCCCGATGGAGGCATCTATTATAAACGAACACTTCTACTGCTCGGCTGTGAGGTTGAAATTAAGGAACCTAATAGGGGAGAAGCTCATTTTTTGTGTTATATACCTGATTTGCGCAGGATGCGTCTCTTCACGGAGTGGTTGGCTGTTCGTTGCAAGAATGTACACCTAAGCTCACAACGCGTATATACAAGCCTTCTTGAGCTCCAGCATTTTATTGACCGGCACGAGGGACTTATGATACCAGCACACATCTTTACACCTCATAAAGGGCTTTATGGGAGCTGTACGGATCATCTTAGCGAGGTTGCCGATCCTAGCTTGGTCTATGCAGTTGAGCTAGGTTTAAGTGCAAATACAAAGATGACAGATCGGCTACAGGAGTTGCATGAGAAAACCTTTGTGACAAATTCAGATGCCCATTCCTTACAAAAGATTGGTAGGGAATATCAAGCGATCTTGCTAAAGCAACCAAGCTTCCAGGAGTGGGCGATGGCGATGCGGCGTGAGCAAGGCAGAAGGGTTGCGTCTAATTATGGGCTATCTCCACAGCTAGGTAAGTATCACCAAACAGCGTGTCAGGGATGTGGGTCCATGGAACAAGAGAATGAGCTGGGACGGTGCCCTGCGTGTGGGTATAAACGGATGGTAAGAGGTGTTAGCCAACGGATAGATCAGTTAGCTGATGTGCCAATCGGGGTGCATCCTACTCATCGTCCACCGTATGTAGAGCAGATTCCTTTAGAGTTTTTACCAGGGATAGGCCCTAAAATGCGGCAAAAAATCTATGAAAAAATCGGAACCGAAATGGATGTTCTTCACCGAGTAGATGAGGAGATTTTGTGTCAGATATTAGGTGAAAAAGTGACGAGTACGATTGTAAAGGCAAGGCGTGGCGAGCTATTGATTCAAGCAGGTCGAGCTGGGATCTATGGAAAGGTGATGGAAGAAAAAGGGGAGTAA
- the spoIIM gene encoding stage II sporulation protein M translates to MRNRFGHGIQLYLKENQSLFLFTIVLFTMGIIFGAVLVNSLDLSQRHELLGFLNYFFSNFDKSGITDSSLHFQQAFGYHLKTILILWVLGMSIIGLPMILLLLFLKGIIVGFTVGFLVGELQWKGVTFALLGVLPQNMLVVPAMLIAGVAGISFSLRLVRTRLVTRRDSIMPHFAHYSILMGSMFIILIAAALLETFLSPLLMQYAIN, encoded by the coding sequence TTGCGTAACCGCTTTGGACATGGCATCCAACTTTATTTAAAAGAAAACCAATCCCTTTTCCTATTTACCATCGTCCTATTTACAATGGGTATTATCTTTGGAGCTGTGCTTGTTAATTCGCTTGATTTGTCACAGCGCCATGAATTGCTTGGCTTTCTCAATTATTTTTTCTCTAACTTTGATAAAAGCGGCATAACGGATTCCTCCCTACATTTTCAACAAGCGTTTGGATATCACTTAAAAACAATTTTGATACTGTGGGTATTAGGAATGTCCATTATTGGATTGCCTATGATTTTGCTCCTATTATTTCTTAAGGGTATCATTGTTGGTTTTACCGTTGGATTTCTCGTAGGAGAATTGCAATGGAAGGGAGTGACGTTTGCTCTGCTCGGTGTTCTTCCGCAAAATATGTTAGTGGTTCCCGCTATGCTCATTGCCGGCGTTGCAGGTATTTCATTTTCTCTTCGTTTGGTTCGTACTAGATTAGTTACACGTCGAGATAGCATTATGCCCCATTTCGCTCATTATTCGATTTTAATGGGGAGCATGTTTATAATCCTGATAGCTGCTGCTTTATTGGAGACTTTTTTGTCGCCATTATTAATGCAGTACGCTATTAATTAA
- a CDS encoding Fur family transcriptional regulator — protein sequence MEEKIEKIKQQLHSHHYKLTPQREATVRVLLENEADHLSAEDVYLKVKDKAPEIGLATVYRTLELLSELRIIHKMNFGDGVARYDLRDDNAKHHHHHLICLHCGTVDEIFEDLLVGTEEKVKADYKFAVTDHRLSFYGICHRCLDKVNLEDYK from the coding sequence ATGGAAGAAAAAATAGAAAAGATAAAGCAACAATTACATTCGCACCACTATAAATTGACTCCGCAACGCGAAGCTACAGTTCGTGTCTTACTGGAGAATGAAGCAGATCATCTCAGCGCTGAGGATGTCTACTTAAAGGTAAAAGACAAAGCTCCTGAGATTGGCTTAGCGACGGTATATCGGACCTTGGAGCTATTGAGTGAGCTGCGGATTATCCATAAAATGAACTTTGGCGATGGAGTAGCGCGTTATGACCTCCGAGATGATAATGCTAAACATCACCATCATCACTTAATATGCTTACATTGTGGTACGGTGGATGAGATATTCGAAGATTTGTTAGTGGGAACAGAAGAGAAGGTAAAAGCGGACTACAAATTTGCTGTAACAGATCACCGACTCAGTTTTTATGGAATCTGCCATCGTTGTCTTGATAAAGTTAATTTGGAAGACTACAAGTAA
- a CDS encoding DUF4227 family protein, translating into MSFPFRRFMELIRFFLLFVTCSLFSYGVVSYLSHHLLPANPYREPTGNAVKVVKWLNNKPVSELDWYLERLQLFFLEGE; encoded by the coding sequence ATGAGTTTTCCATTTCGCCGTTTTATGGAATTAATTCGATTCTTTTTGCTTTTTGTCACTTGTTCCTTGTTTAGCTATGGAGTAGTATCCTACTTATCACACCATCTTTTGCCGGCAAATCCCTATAGAGAACCTACCGGGAATGCTGTTAAGGTGGTAAAATGGCTGAACAATAAACCCGTATCTGAGTTGGACTGGTATTTAGAGCGCCTTCAGCTTTTTTTCTTGGAAGGAGAATGA
- the xerD gene encoding site-specific tyrosine recombinase XerD, which produces MDTLIDQFTHFLAVEKGLAANTLESYQHDLVMYAAYLNDQGISKIEDTTRTHIVGYLFMLQEKGRATATLSRNMASIRAFYQFLVRDRHMTTDPSIHLETPKIEKRLPKVLSVEEVERLLDGPKGNVPIAYRDKAMLELLYATGIRVSELVSLQLGDINLDMGFVKCMGKGSKERMIPLGSIAIQVIRTYLDRGRPQLVKASSDQALFLNHLGTQITRQGFWKIIKKYALQEGIQKEITPHTLRHSFATHLLENGADLRSVQEMLGHADISTTQIYTHVTRTRIKDVYAKTHPRA; this is translated from the coding sequence ATGGATACGCTAATCGATCAGTTTACCCACTTTCTCGCAGTAGAAAAAGGACTTGCAGCAAATACGCTGGAATCCTATCAACATGACTTGGTAATGTACGCTGCTTATTTGAATGACCAGGGAATTAGCAAGATAGAAGATACTACACGTACTCATATCGTTGGCTATCTCTTCATGCTTCAAGAGAAAGGACGGGCTACGGCTACCTTATCTAGAAATATGGCATCCATACGTGCCTTTTATCAGTTCTTGGTTCGAGACCGTCATATGACAACTGATCCATCCATTCATCTGGAAACACCCAAAATCGAGAAAAGGTTGCCTAAGGTGCTGTCAGTAGAAGAGGTAGAGCGGTTATTAGATGGTCCAAAAGGAAATGTACCTATAGCATATCGTGATAAAGCCATGCTAGAATTACTATATGCGACCGGAATTCGCGTTTCCGAGTTAGTATCCTTACAACTGGGGGATATTAATTTGGACATGGGCTTTGTCAAATGTATGGGGAAAGGTTCCAAGGAACGCATGATTCCACTTGGTAGCATTGCCATTCAAGTAATCCGAACCTATTTGGATCGGGGGCGTCCACAGCTTGTTAAGGCAAGTTCAGACCAGGCGTTGTTTTTAAATCATTTAGGCACACAGATTACGCGCCAGGGATTTTGGAAAATTATTAAAAAATATGCCTTACAAGAGGGAATCCAAAAGGAGATTACACCGCATACCTTGCGACACTCCTTTGCAACACATCTTTTAGAAAATGGTGCAGACTTGCGATCTGTACAGGAAATGTTGGGACATGCCGATATTTCTACCACTCAAATTTATACGCATGTAACGCGTACGCGCATCAAAGATGTCTATGCAAAAACACATCCTCGTGCCTAA
- the deoB gene encoding phosphopentomutase — MNRFSRVFLIVLDSVGIGELPDAKKFNDEGSHTLGHIAQKVDGFALPHLAELGLGTIAPLHNVPAVAAPRAHYGKMKEISMGKDTTTGHWEIMGLHVSTPFNTYPDGFPQELIEEFEQRIGRKVLGNKVASGTEILDELGEEHMKTGAVIVYTSADSVFQVAAHEEIVPLEELYKICEIARELTLRDEYAVTRVIARPFLGKPGAFERTSNRHDYSVKPFDNTVMNNLVEAGLTSIAIGKISDIYAGEGVSKEIRSKDNMDGVDKLLQSMQESFTGLSFVNLVDFDAKYGHRRDPEGYGKALMEFDARVPELLAALKENDLLIITADHGNDPTHHGTDHTREYVPILAYYKNLETGKNLGVRETFADLGATIAENFEVKMPKIGQSFLAQL; from the coding sequence ATGAATCGTTTTTCGCGTGTATTTTTAATTGTGTTGGATAGTGTTGGAATTGGTGAATTGCCTGACGCTAAGAAATTTAATGATGAAGGTTCTCATACACTTGGTCATATTGCACAAAAGGTAGATGGGTTCGCACTTCCGCATCTTGCAGAATTAGGTCTGGGTACTATTGCTCCGCTACATAATGTACCAGCTGTGGCTGCACCTCGCGCACACTATGGCAAAATGAAAGAAATCTCTATGGGGAAAGATACAACAACTGGACATTGGGAAATTATGGGGTTGCATGTATCTACTCCGTTTAATACATATCCAGATGGATTTCCACAAGAATTAATTGAGGAATTCGAGCAACGCATCGGGCGTAAAGTATTAGGTAACAAGGTAGCATCTGGAACTGAAATTCTGGATGAATTAGGCGAAGAGCATATGAAAACAGGTGCAGTAATTGTGTATACGTCTGCTGATAGCGTATTCCAAGTTGCTGCTCATGAAGAAATCGTACCGCTAGAAGAGCTATACAAGATCTGTGAGATTGCCCGTGAGCTTACACTGCGTGACGAATATGCGGTTACACGTGTAATTGCTCGTCCGTTTTTAGGAAAACCAGGGGCATTTGAACGTACTTCAAATCGTCATGACTACTCTGTGAAACCATTTGACAATACGGTTATGAACAACCTTGTAGAGGCAGGACTCACTTCCATTGCGATTGGTAAAATCTCTGATATTTATGCAGGAGAGGGTGTAAGTAAAGAGATTCGATCCAAGGACAACATGGATGGAGTAGATAAACTACTTCAAAGCATGCAAGAATCCTTTACAGGGCTTAGCTTTGTAAATCTAGTTGATTTCGATGCCAAATATGGTCATCGCCGCGATCCAGAAGGGTACGGAAAAGCGTTAATGGAGTTTGACGCACGCGTTCCTGAGCTACTGGCAGCTTTAAAAGAAAATGATTTACTTATCATAACAGCTGATCATGGAAATGACCCAACTCATCATGGTACTGATCATACTCGCGAATATGTACCTATACTGGCTTACTACAAAAACTTGGAGACAGGCAAAAATCTAGGTGTGCGTGAAACATTTGCTGACCTAGGGGCAACCATTGCCGAAAACTTCGAAGTGAAAATGCCGAAAATCGGTCAAAGTTTCTTAGCTCAATTGTAG